A DNA window from Hevea brasiliensis isolate MT/VB/25A 57/8 chromosome 2, ASM3005281v1, whole genome shotgun sequence contains the following coding sequences:
- the LOC110632378 gene encoding probable strigolactone esterase DAD2 has protein sequence MGTNLLEALNVRVVGSGEKILVLAHGFGTDQSAWQRILPFFTQNYSIILYDLVCAGSVNPDHFDFERYTSLHAYVDDLLNILDALRVDRCSYVGHSVSAMVGLLASIRRPELFSKLILIGASPRFLNDKDYHGGFERADIENVFVAMEANYEAWVNGFAPLAVGADVPAAVREFSRTLFNMRPDITLFVSRTVFNSDLRGILGLVKVPCCIIQTSKDVSVPASVAEYLKTHLGGGSTVELLRTEGHLPHLSAPALLAPVLRRALSR, from the exons ATGGGCACCAACCTCTTAGAAGCTCTCAACGTTCGTGTGGTCGGCTCCGGCGAGAAAATCCTGGTTCTGGCCCATGGATTTGGGACAGACCAATCAGCATGGCAACGCATTCTTCCCTTTTTTACTCAAAACTACAGCATAATTCTTTACGACCTCGTTTGCGCCGGCAGTGTCAATCCTGATCACTTCGATTTTGAGAGGTATACTAGTCTTCACGCTTACGTTGATGACTTGCTTAACATTCTTGACGCTCTTCGCGTCGACCGTTGCTCCTATGTTGGTCACTCTGTCTCCGCCATGGTTGGTCTTTTGGCCTCCATTAGGCGTCCTGAACTCTTCTCCAAACTCATCCTCATAGGTGCTTCTCCAAG ATTCTTGAATGACAAAGATTACCATGGAGGATTCGAGCGAGCTGATATTGAGAATGTTTTTGTAGCAATGGAAGCGAATTATGAGGCCTGGGTCAATGGTTTTGCGCCGCTAGCCGTGGGGGCGGATGTGCCGGCGGCGGTTAGAGAATTCAGCCGGACCCTTTTCAATATGAGGCCAGATATCACATTATTTGTATCCAGGACCGTATTTAATAGTGATCTAAGAGGGATACTAGGCCTAGTCAAGGTACCCTGTTGCATAATTCAGACATCCAAGGACGTGTCCGTACCAGCCTCGGTGGCGGAGTATTTGAAGACCCATTTGGGTGGGGGGAGCACGGTCGAATTATTAAGGACAGAGGGTCATTTGCCACATTTGAGTGCCCCAGCGTTGTTGGCTCCAGTGCTCCGGCGAGCCCTTTCGCGATGA